One window of the Methanomassiliicoccaceae archaeon DOK genome contains the following:
- a CDS encoding tRNA pseudouridine(54/55) synthase Pus10, with amino-acid sequence MEEWIYENRDSARALAEMGLCDHCLGRMFGKIGTGTTNVNRGLDIREALAEEGVEAPAAEFCPLCENVFELLDRFADAAVEAMDGIESDNFLIGTRVEPEIVQREKELWERYGLEQAEPIKAELNREIGKLALPRMHRPVEFKNPQVVALVDTRFADVSVDIAPVFIAGRYNKFSREIPQTIWPCRVCHGKGCDHCHGKGKMYETSVQEIIGDVALEMTGGKEHFFHGMGREDIDARMLGDGRPFVLEISSPRTRHIDLDELKRRSDNELAAFNDLHYVQREAVERYKEAAADKVYRVHVLAEGKVNKEAVIEVALSFKNANIDQRTPRRVEHRRADLVRKRMIHWVEADAITDDSFDLELETDSGTYVKEFVSGDDGRSTPSFSERLGVQCRVETLDVLAINYHEP; translated from the coding sequence ATGGAGGAGTGGATCTACGAGAACCGCGACAGCGCGAGGGCCCTGGCGGAGATGGGTCTGTGCGACCACTGCCTCGGACGCATGTTCGGGAAGATAGGCACCGGCACCACCAACGTCAACAGGGGTCTAGACATCCGCGAGGCCCTGGCCGAGGAGGGCGTCGAGGCCCCGGCGGCCGAGTTCTGCCCCCTCTGCGAGAACGTGTTCGAGCTGCTGGACAGGTTCGCCGACGCCGCCGTGGAGGCGATGGACGGCATCGAGTCCGACAACTTCCTCATCGGCACCAGGGTGGAGCCTGAGATAGTCCAGAGGGAGAAGGAGCTGTGGGAGAGGTACGGCCTGGAGCAGGCGGAGCCCATCAAGGCCGAGCTCAACCGCGAGATCGGGAAGCTCGCCCTGCCTAGGATGCACCGCCCGGTGGAGTTCAAGAACCCCCAGGTCGTCGCCCTGGTGGACACGCGCTTCGCGGACGTCTCCGTGGACATCGCGCCGGTGTTCATCGCCGGACGCTACAACAAGTTCAGCCGCGAGATCCCCCAGACCATCTGGCCGTGCAGGGTGTGCCACGGAAAGGGATGCGACCACTGCCACGGCAAGGGGAAGATGTACGAGACGTCCGTGCAGGAGATCATAGGCGACGTCGCCCTGGAGATGACCGGCGGCAAGGAGCACTTCTTCCATGGCATGGGCAGGGAGGACATCGACGCCCGCATGCTGGGTGACGGAAGGCCCTTCGTGCTGGAGATCAGCAGCCCCAGGACCAGGCACATCGACCTCGACGAGCTCAAGAGGAGGTCGGACAACGAGCTGGCGGCGTTCAACGACCTGCACTACGTACAGCGCGAGGCGGTGGAGAGGTACAAGGAGGCCGCGGCGGACAAGGTTTACCGCGTGCATGTGCTCGCAGAGGGTAAAGTTAATAAAGAGGCAGTAATTGAGGTTGCCTTATCGTTCAAGAACGCCAATATAGATCAGAGGACTCCACGCCGTGTCGAGCACAGAAGGGCCGACCTGGTGAGGAAGAGGATGATCCATTGGGTCGAGGCGGACGCGATAACAGACGACTCATTCGATCTCGAACTGGAGACCGATTCGGGGACGTATGTGAAGGAATTCGTGTCCGGAGACGACGGACGCAGCACCCCGAGCTTCTCGGAGAGACTCGGCGTGCAGTGCAGGGTCGAGACCCTCGACGTGTTGGCGATCAACTATCACGAACCATGA
- a CDS encoding 50S ribosomal protein L21e: MQRSRGARTKTRNVLKKKVRARGLSPITKGLQTFEAGEKVNIIIDPSIHKGMPFSRFHGLTGVIIGPRGSAYEVSVKDGNKTKIVVARPEHLVKNVN, encoded by the coding sequence ATGCAGAGATCCAGAGGAGCAAGGACGAAGACCCGCAACGTCCTGAAGAAGAAGGTAAGGGCACGCGGCCTTTCACCCATCACCAAAGGCCTTCAGACATTCGAGGCCGGAGAGAAGGTCAACATCATCATCGACCCCAGCATCCACAAGGGGATGCCGTTCTCCAGGTTCCACGGACTGACCGGTGTCATCATCGGCCCCAGGGGAAGCGCCTACGAGGTCAGCGTCAAGGACGGCAACAAGACCAAGATCGTCGTCGCCCGCCCCGAGCACCTTGTCAAGAACGTCAACTGA
- a CDS encoding RNA polymerase: MSEQYVTLAQVRELLEAEAEIRGYDNLLQSQKAALDHAQTVCSISLEQANAIIDEVKQIDIVSDAVALKIADLLPRYPEDVRAIFSKERVTLEPQQIQQIIDIVEKHI, encoded by the coding sequence ATGTCTGAGCAGTACGTCACACTGGCCCAAGTGAGGGAACTCCTCGAAGCTGAGGCTGAGATCAGGGGATACGACAACCTCCTCCAGTCGCAGAAGGCCGCACTGGACCATGCCCAGACGGTCTGCAGCATCTCCCTCGAACAGGCCAACGCCATCATCGACGAGGTCAAGCAGATCGACATCGTCAGCGATGCCGTTGCCCTGAAAATCGCGGACCTCCTCCCGAGATATCCGGAGGACGTCCGCGCTATCTTTTCCAAAGAGAGGGTCACACTCGAGCCTCAGCAGATCCAGCAGATAATCGACATCGTAGAGAAGCACATCTGA
- a CDS encoding DUF655 domain-containing protein, whose protein sequence is MEDYAYILDYLPQGATGGGFSRREPVCYAIGDEEFKLFELVPKAGVQVDIGVRTYIGKDSAEVKRDIIDHVKRRINYNDLTNNAQAELEYAISDIVVAKQSRFIRFFNEAEGISMRKHMLEELPGLGKKSMTAILDERKKGNFKDFADLAERTGVKNPEKLIVARIMLEISDPERKRYLFVSR, encoded by the coding sequence TTGGAAGACTACGCATACATTCTAGATTATCTGCCACAGGGCGCCACCGGAGGAGGTTTCTCCAGGAGGGAGCCCGTCTGCTACGCCATCGGAGACGAGGAGTTCAAGCTTTTCGAGCTCGTCCCGAAGGCGGGGGTCCAGGTGGACATCGGAGTGAGGACCTACATCGGCAAGGACTCCGCGGAGGTCAAGCGCGACATCATCGACCATGTCAAGAGGCGCATCAACTACAACGACCTCACCAACAACGCGCAGGCCGAACTGGAGTACGCCATCAGCGACATCGTCGTCGCGAAGCAGAGCCGCTTCATCAGGTTCTTCAACGAGGCCGAGGGCATCAGCATGCGCAAGCACATGCTCGAGGAGCTCCCCGGACTCGGAAAGAAGTCCATGACCGCCATCCTCGACGAGAGGAAGAAGGGCAACTTCAAGGACTTCGCCGACCTGGCCGAGAGGACGGGAGTCAAGAACCCCGAGAAGCTCATCGTCGCGCGCATCATGCTTGAGATCTCTGATCCCGAGAGGAAGCGCTACCTCTTCGTGTCGAGATGA
- the rsmA gene encoding ribosomal RNA small subunit methyltransferase A, with translation MTDTGRLIAETGIVPKKSKGQNFLIDGRVADRHIAYAGIREGDRVLEVGPGLGILTERMADLPCELTCIELDDILAEYISQTFGDRLRLIHGDAVKVDFPEFDVFVSNLPYSVSTPIIFKLLDHRFRTAVVMVQKEFADRMVADVGSPDYSRLTVNLFYRADCEVMETVPASRFNPRPKVDSALVRITPRKAPFDVIDERLFFKVTEITFNHRRKKIGTSLKAAGLLRPEWDVPYLDERVENLRPAEIAEIADAIHTARL, from the coding sequence ATGACCGATACTGGCAGGCTGATAGCCGAGACAGGCATCGTCCCGAAGAAGAGCAAGGGACAGAACTTCCTCATAGACGGCAGGGTGGCCGACAGGCACATAGCATACGCCGGGATCCGCGAGGGCGACCGCGTCCTCGAGGTCGGACCCGGACTCGGAATCCTCACCGAGAGGATGGCGGACCTGCCCTGCGAGCTGACCTGCATAGAGCTGGACGACATCTTGGCGGAATACATCTCCCAGACGTTCGGCGACAGGCTGAGGCTCATCCACGGTGACGCCGTGAAGGTCGACTTCCCCGAGTTCGACGTGTTTGTGAGCAACCTCCCGTACAGCGTCTCGACCCCCATAATATTCAAGCTCCTGGACCACAGGTTCAGGACCGCCGTCGTGATGGTGCAGAAGGAGTTCGCCGACCGCATGGTAGCCGATGTCGGGAGCCCCGACTACTCCAGGCTCACGGTCAACCTGTTCTACCGTGCCGACTGCGAGGTCATGGAGACCGTCCCCGCATCCAGGTTCAACCCCCGTCCGAAGGTGGACTCGGCCCTGGTGAGGATCACCCCCCGCAAGGCACCCTTCGACGTCATCGACGAGAGGCTCTTCTTCAAGGTCACGGAGATCACCTTCAACCACCGCAGGAAGAAGATCGGCACATCCCTGAAGGCCGCCGGCCTCCTGAGACCGGAGTGGGACGTGCCCTACCTCGACGAGAGGGTGGAGAACCTGCGTCCCGCGGAGATCGCGGAGATCGCCGACGCCATACACACGGCCAGATTGTAA
- a CDS encoding YitT family protein, translated as MKHDHIVRRMLVFAMGLLVISLSIGFITKASLGTPPISSIPYSLSLIFPSLTLGNFTIVYSLLLVFLQLVILGKQADKINLGLQVIISFIFGYFIDLGLMVLGDFSPNVYWERIVCVLIGCCGLAFGVYLQIIADFTMVPGDGFAYALSVKIKRKPYRVVRVASDVTMIVIAAILGFVAMGNTGGVREGTVICALLIGTIAGVYFSKLGWLTTKLIPQQAEKQKTTIDGTDGADASH; from the coding sequence ATGAAACACGACCACATAGTCAGGCGTATGCTGGTCTTCGCGATGGGCCTGCTAGTGATCTCCCTCAGCATAGGGTTCATCACCAAAGCGTCCCTCGGCACCCCGCCCATCTCGTCCATCCCGTACAGCCTGTCTCTGATATTCCCATCCCTGACGCTGGGTAACTTCACCATCGTCTACAGCCTGCTGCTCGTCTTCCTGCAGCTGGTCATCCTGGGAAAGCAGGCAGACAAGATCAACCTCGGACTCCAGGTCATCATCTCGTTCATTTTCGGATACTTCATAGACCTCGGGCTGATGGTCCTCGGCGACTTCTCGCCGAATGTCTACTGGGAGAGGATCGTGTGCGTCCTCATAGGATGCTGCGGACTGGCGTTCGGCGTGTACCTGCAAATCATCGCTGACTTCACCATGGTCCCCGGAGACGGATTCGCCTACGCCCTGTCGGTCAAGATAAAGAGGAAGCCCTACAGGGTCGTGCGTGTGGCGTCCGATGTGACGATGATCGTCATCGCCGCCATCCTGGGGTTCGTCGCCATGGGCAACACAGGCGGCGTCCGCGAGGGGACCGTCATATGCGCGCTCCTGATCGGCACGATAGCCGGAGTGTACTTCAGCAAGCTCGGATGGCTCACGACCAAGCTCATCCCGCAGCAGGCAGAGAAGCAGAAGACCACGATCGATGGGACGGATGGTGCCGATGCAAGTCACTGA
- a CDS encoding MarR family transcriptional regulator, translating to MQVTDDSYRIIVRQFQRVGRLMMQGRDRDLEDLGLTSIQADALLFFDRYPNSQINGLRDHLDVSHQAACGLVDRMRTKGLLDVEVSGEDARARTVSLSKVGRRVCDDLKRRGSSAGHAAFDCLTAEEIERLSETLDKIEAHMRKGAEKDGL from the coding sequence ATGCAAGTCACTGATGACAGCTACCGCATAATCGTCCGGCAGTTCCAGAGAGTCGGACGCCTGATGATGCAGGGAAGGGACAGAGACCTCGAGGACCTTGGACTCACCTCCATCCAGGCGGACGCCCTCCTGTTCTTCGACAGGTACCCGAACAGCCAGATCAACGGGTTGCGCGACCACCTGGACGTGAGCCATCAGGCGGCCTGCGGGCTCGTGGACCGCATGAGGACCAAGGGCCTCCTTGACGTCGAGGTGTCCGGAGAGGATGCCAGGGCCAGGACGGTGTCCCTCTCGAAGGTCGGCCGCAGGGTCTGCGACGACCTCAAGAGGAGAGGATCATCTGCGGGTCACGCGGCGTTCGACTGCCTCACTGCCGAAGAGATCGAGCGCCTGTCCGAGACACTGGACAAGATAGAGGCGCACATGAGGAAGGGAGCGGAGAAGGATGGACTTTGA
- a CDS encoding sugar O-acetyltransferase codes for MDFDEFRSYMASGRPTGENPEMFPMLNDLNDRARRIMGDLNTGYHPMDEIRTLFSKLIDQEVDPLFRLFPPFYTDCGINTRVGRNVFINSGCCFQDQGGIEIGDDVLIGHMVVLATLNHEMEPSRRSSIVSAPIRIGNRVWIGSHSTILPGVTVGDGAVVAAGAVVTKDVPPNTVVAGVPAKVVKTIVPEP; via the coding sequence ATGGACTTTGACGAATTCAGATCGTACATGGCCAGCGGGAGGCCGACGGGGGAGAACCCCGAGATGTTCCCGATGCTGAACGACCTCAACGACAGGGCCCGCAGGATAATGGGGGATCTCAACACGGGATACCATCCGATGGACGAGATCCGCACCCTGTTCTCGAAGCTCATAGACCAGGAGGTGGACCCTCTCTTCAGGCTGTTCCCCCCGTTCTACACCGACTGCGGGATCAACACAAGGGTCGGAAGGAACGTCTTCATCAACTCCGGATGCTGCTTCCAGGACCAGGGCGGCATAGAGATCGGGGACGACGTGCTCATCGGACACATGGTCGTGCTCGCCACACTGAACCACGAAATGGAGCCGTCCAGGCGCTCGAGCATAGTCTCGGCACCGATAAGGATAGGCAACAGAGTCTGGATCGGATCACATTCGACGATTCTGCCAGGGGTGACCGTGGGCGACGGTGCGGTGGTCGCGGCCGGGGCGGTCGTGACGAAGGACGTCCCTCCGAACACCGTGGTGGCCGGGGTCCCTGCGAAGGTCGTCAAGACCATCGTTCCCGAACCGTGA
- the ychF gene encoding redox-regulated ATPase YchF, producing the protein MQIGIVGKPNVGKSTFFGAATMAPVEIANYPFTTIEPNKGVAYVRTPCPCRELGVTCTPHNSLCVDGTRMVPVELLDVAGLVPDAWEGKGLGNKFLDDLRQADALINVVDVSGSTDIEGNPVDVGSHDPTEDILFLRREIECWMREIIKNGFSKIARQARMQGSKPEMILAERLQGLKVTEAQIKEALRAAPLPEDPTKWDDDILLQLCAEIRKQSKPMIAAMNKADIAPEGNIQKVEAINDICVATMAETELALKKAAAAGLIDYTPGDETFTIRDGAKVNDGQRKALEYMAEKMKANGGTGIQKCIEEAAFKMLDLITVYPVEDENKFTDHFGRVLPDAFLVPRGSTARDLAYRIHTDLGEKFIRAVNAKTKRTVGADYELQDGDVIRIVANK; encoded by the coding sequence ATGCAGATTGGTATAGTAGGCAAGCCGAACGTCGGCAAATCCACGTTCTTCGGCGCGGCGACGATGGCGCCGGTCGAGATAGCCAACTACCCCTTCACAACCATCGAGCCCAACAAGGGCGTCGCCTATGTCCGCACCCCCTGCCCCTGCAGGGAGCTCGGCGTCACCTGCACGCCCCACAACTCCCTCTGCGTCGACGGGACCAGGATGGTGCCCGTCGAGCTCCTGGACGTCGCGGGACTCGTTCCCGACGCGTGGGAGGGCAAGGGACTGGGCAACAAGTTCCTGGACGACCTGAGACAGGCGGACGCGCTGATCAACGTCGTCGACGTCAGCGGCTCCACCGACATCGAGGGGAACCCCGTGGACGTGGGCTCCCACGACCCCACGGAGGACATCCTGTTCCTCAGGAGGGAGATCGAGTGCTGGATGAGGGAGATCATCAAGAACGGGTTCTCCAAGATCGCCAGACAGGCCAGGATGCAGGGGAGCAAACCCGAGATGATCCTCGCAGAGAGGCTCCAGGGCCTGAAGGTAACAGAGGCGCAGATAAAGGAGGCCCTCAGGGCTGCCCCCCTTCCCGAGGACCCCACGAAATGGGATGACGACATACTCCTGCAGCTCTGCGCCGAGATCAGGAAGCAGTCCAAACCCATGATCGCCGCGATGAACAAGGCGGACATCGCTCCCGAAGGCAACATCCAGAAGGTCGAGGCGATCAACGACATCTGCGTGGCGACGATGGCCGAGACCGAGCTGGCACTGAAGAAGGCCGCCGCGGCAGGACTCATCGACTACACCCCCGGCGACGAGACGTTCACGATCAGGGACGGGGCCAAGGTCAACGACGGCCAGAGGAAGGCCCTCGAGTACATGGCCGAGAAGATGAAGGCGAACGGAGGCACCGGGATCCAGAAATGCATAGAGGAGGCGGCGTTCAAGATGCTGGACCTCATCACCGTGTACCCCGTCGAGGACGAGAACAAGTTCACGGACCACTTCGGAAGGGTGCTTCCCGATGCCTTCCTGGTCCCGCGCGGCTCGACCGCCAGGGACCTCGCCTACAGGATCCACACGGACCTCGGGGAGAAGTTCATCCGCGCGGTCAACGCCAAGACCAAGCGCACCGTCGGAGCCGACTACGAGCTCCAGGACGGGGACGTTATAAGGATAGTCGCGAACAAGTGA
- a CDS encoding DNA polymerase II — MGTWDVRLISASYVMEGDEPVVELYGKTRGKESITILVHGFRPYLFAVNPTEALERQLSEDQEVVGTEKDTLLYRATETPVLKVTLRSPWKVSEYRNRFRRMGFDTLAADIPLNHRFFYDTDMGSCIRVTGEAVGSDRCTDLTVDMESFENIDSFDPGLRILSFDIENSVEHEFLYCICAVVGEDGEIRRCEPIHGTERDIITGFSDLIRSVDPDVITGYNIDNYDIRKIQERAKANKMKDALPWGRDGGQPRVVSERFWRVKGRLICDAWWAVRKELRPKQETLNAVSMQLLGETKMDVDPRHMDSEWSENKQKVLEYCTKDAELALRILLEVGTLRKGMDLATVSKLTVEDVLTSGSSQLADSLLIRAADRGKIAVPNMGRAGASDQIEGGYVHDMVPGLYHWVCVLDFKSMYPSLIIAKNICFTTLSPDGEIVAPSGARFMSKERRVGLLPTILTNLMDQRDSIKRLMKNASDAHEHQYLDGLQAAVKVLMNTFYGVFASSFYRFTDKSIGAAITSFARANVKSIISEIESEGIHAIYSDTDSVFMQSPAHDLEGSVEFGTRMADKYSRDGGTLEFEKILEPMFTHGMKKRYVGRIVWPEAQDELLVRGYEIRRSDSFDLQSRLLTDLFDKILDEKNDEALALVRSTVQEVLTGKVDPSELVISRTCKGLDAYENPDRMANVQAAKKLIEMGYEFIPGMKVSWIVTDGNSAPQKVEPYISGVPFTAKPDYRYYAERLAQMASRITEVFGWTEKDLMLGSQQATLFSGAFKTSDEGPKRTEAPDKPKPKPKPKVRSLDEFF; from the coding sequence ATGGGCACCTGGGACGTCAGACTGATCAGCGCCTCCTACGTCATGGAGGGGGACGAGCCGGTCGTGGAGCTCTACGGCAAGACGCGCGGCAAGGAATCCATCACCATCCTGGTCCACGGCTTCAGACCGTACCTGTTCGCCGTGAACCCGACCGAGGCCCTGGAGAGGCAGCTCTCCGAGGACCAGGAGGTCGTGGGGACCGAGAAGGACACGCTGCTGTACCGTGCGACCGAGACGCCTGTCCTCAAGGTCACACTCAGGAGCCCCTGGAAGGTCTCGGAATACCGCAACAGGTTCAGGAGGATGGGGTTCGACACCCTGGCCGCGGACATTCCCCTTAACCACCGCTTCTTCTACGACACCGACATGGGGTCCTGCATCCGCGTCACCGGGGAAGCCGTGGGAAGCGACAGGTGCACGGACCTGACGGTGGACATGGAGTCGTTCGAGAACATCGACTCATTCGACCCCGGACTGAGGATACTGTCCTTCGACATCGAGAATAGCGTGGAGCACGAGTTCCTCTACTGCATATGCGCCGTTGTCGGAGAGGACGGCGAGATCCGCAGATGCGAGCCCATCCACGGGACGGAGAGGGACATCATCACCGGTTTCTCGGACCTGATCCGCAGCGTGGACCCAGACGTCATCACAGGCTACAACATCGACAACTACGATATCAGAAAGATCCAGGAAAGGGCCAAGGCCAACAAGATGAAGGACGCCCTCCCCTGGGGCCGCGACGGAGGACAGCCCAGGGTAGTAAGCGAGAGGTTCTGGAGGGTCAAGGGGAGGCTCATCTGCGACGCCTGGTGGGCTGTGAGGAAGGAGCTCCGTCCCAAGCAGGAGACGCTGAACGCCGTGTCGATGCAGCTCCTCGGGGAGACGAAGATGGATGTCGACCCCCGGCACATGGACTCCGAGTGGAGCGAGAACAAGCAGAAGGTGCTGGAGTACTGCACCAAGGACGCGGAGCTGGCGCTGAGGATCCTCCTGGAGGTCGGAACGCTGAGGAAGGGCATGGACCTCGCCACGGTCTCGAAGCTCACCGTCGAGGACGTCCTCACATCCGGGTCCTCCCAGCTGGCCGACTCCCTGCTGATACGCGCCGCGGACCGCGGCAAGATCGCCGTCCCCAACATGGGACGCGCCGGCGCCTCCGACCAGATCGAGGGCGGTTACGTGCACGACATGGTGCCCGGGCTCTACCACTGGGTCTGCGTCCTCGACTTCAAGTCGATGTACCCGTCGCTGATCATCGCCAAGAACATCTGCTTCACTACCCTGTCCCCGGACGGGGAGATCGTCGCACCGTCCGGCGCCAGGTTCATGTCCAAGGAGAGGCGCGTGGGACTGCTCCCGACCATCCTCACCAACCTGATGGACCAGAGGGACAGCATAAAGAGGCTCATGAAGAACGCCTCGGACGCCCATGAGCACCAGTACCTGGACGGCCTCCAGGCGGCGGTCAAGGTTCTGATGAACACGTTCTACGGGGTGTTCGCCTCATCCTTCTACAGGTTCACAGACAAGAGCATCGGCGCGGCGATAACGTCGTTCGCCAGGGCCAACGTCAAGAGCATCATCAGCGAGATAGAGTCCGAGGGCATCCATGCGATCTACTCGGACACCGACTCCGTGTTCATGCAGTCGCCCGCCCACGACCTGGAGGGGTCCGTGGAGTTCGGCACCAGGATGGCTGACAAGTACTCCCGCGACGGAGGGACGCTGGAGTTCGAGAAGATCCTCGAGCCCATGTTCACACACGGGATGAAGAAGAGGTACGTCGGGAGGATCGTGTGGCCGGAGGCGCAGGACGAGCTCCTGGTCAGGGGATACGAGATACGCCGCTCCGACTCGTTCGACCTCCAGAGCAGACTGCTCACGGACCTTTTCGACAAGATCCTGGACGAGAAGAACGACGAGGCCCTGGCCCTCGTCAGGTCCACGGTGCAGGAGGTCCTGACCGGGAAGGTCGACCCGTCGGAGCTGGTGATATCCCGCACATGCAAGGGACTGGACGCGTACGAGAACCCCGACAGGATGGCCAACGTGCAGGCCGCGAAGAAACTCATCGAGATGGGATACGAGTTCATCCCCGGGATGAAGGTGTCATGGATCGTCACGGACGGCAACTCCGCACCCCAGAAGGTGGAGCCGTACATCAGCGGGGTCCCCTTCACCGCGAAGCCTGACTACAGGTACTACGCCGAGCGCCTCGCCCAGATGGCTTCGAGGATCACCGAGGTCTTCGGATGGACCGAGAAGGATCTGATGCTCGGAAGCCAGCAGGCGACGCTGTTCAGCGGGGCCTTCAAGACTTCCGACGAGGGGCCGAAGAGGACGGAGGCCCCGGACAAGCCCAAGCCCAAGCCGAAACCCAAAGTCAGGAGCCTGGACGAGTTCTTCTGA
- a CDS encoding TetR family transcriptional regulator: protein MSDALASALVRLLHDRGPDSITVTDVTREAGVNRTSFYRRFGSVEDVVSYIYRSVMEEFRESVRPPTDGWGSVESYIRTMFETFDSEGEVLLALHSRGLTPMMLPVLRNYFPADPDDVASLYRREYHLGGIMGWFGLWFDRGMADSHGEMADETLRMMGVTLHPMMDVRRTRPGS from the coding sequence ATGTCCGATGCACTGGCATCGGCCCTCGTCCGTCTCCTTCACGACAGGGGTCCGGACTCGATCACGGTCACGGACGTCACACGCGAGGCTGGCGTCAACCGCACTTCGTTCTACCGTCGGTTCGGATCGGTGGAGGACGTCGTGTCGTACATCTACAGGTCCGTCATGGAGGAGTTCCGCGAGTCTGTGCGGCCTCCGACCGATGGGTGGGGGTCCGTGGAGTCGTACATCCGTACGATGTTCGAGACGTTCGACTCCGAGGGGGAGGTGCTGCTGGCGCTCCACTCCAGAGGGCTGACGCCGATGATGCTGCCCGTCCTCAGGAACTATTTCCCGGCAGATCCCGACGACGTCGCGTCCCTCTACAGGAGGGAGTACCATCTGGGCGGGATAATGGGATGGTTCGGCCTGTGGTTCGACCGCGGGATGGCCGATTCCCACGGGGAGATGGCCGACGAGACGCTCCGCATGATGGGTGTGACGCTGCATCCGATGATGGATGTCAGAAGAACTCGTCCAGGCTCCTGA
- a CDS encoding sugar transporter, whose amino-acid sequence MSAKQWLPLIALVICVFIVNMSEFVPIGLLTDIATDFGTSESTAGLLISIYAWAVAILSLPIMLVLRKMEFRRMLLMCIALFVVFQIMSGISSSYWMLMVSRIGVAVAHSIFWSIATPMAVRIVPAHMQKLAISAVATGTSVAMIVGLPLGRIIGLALGWRMTFVVIAVVSIVALILLVFVFPKLDNPGTFTLRKLPDLFRNRVLVGIYIMLAIYVTGYYTGYSYIEPFMYQIAGMSDTMVTVVLTVFGLAGIVGSVLFTKFYDRTRFRFMIAALLGAAVCLLLLRPSVVSLATVLLVCALWGLFATSFNVTFQNETLRASPSDATAISMSLFSGIFNVGIAMGSIIGGWVTDGPGVGDIGYIGAAFVIVACIITALYVIPRMRERESPRHQI is encoded by the coding sequence ATGTCGGCAAAACAGTGGCTCCCGTTGATCGCCCTCGTCATCTGCGTGTTCATCGTCAACATGTCCGAGTTCGTCCCCATCGGACTCCTCACGGACATAGCCACCGACTTCGGCACGAGCGAATCCACCGCCGGCCTCCTCATATCGATCTACGCCTGGGCTGTGGCCATCCTGTCCCTGCCGATAATGCTGGTCCTCAGGAAGATGGAGTTCCGCAGGATGCTCCTCATGTGCATCGCCCTATTCGTGGTGTTCCAGATCATGTCCGGGATATCGAGCAGCTACTGGATGCTCATGGTGTCCCGTATAGGGGTCGCGGTCGCACACTCCATATTCTGGTCCATCGCCACTCCGATGGCCGTGCGCATAGTGCCGGCCCACATGCAAAAGCTTGCCATAAGCGCGGTCGCCACGGGGACGTCCGTCGCCATGATCGTCGGTCTCCCCCTGGGCAGGATCATCGGACTGGCCCTCGGATGGAGGATGACCTTCGTTGTCATCGCCGTCGTCTCCATCGTGGCCCTCATCCTCCTCGTGTTCGTGTTCCCGAAGCTGGACAACCCCGGGACGTTCACCCTCAGAAAGCTCCCGGACCTGTTCCGCAACAGGGTCCTGGTAGGGATCTACATCATGCTGGCCATCTACGTCACCGGCTACTACACGGGCTACAGCTACATCGAGCCGTTCATGTACCAGATCGCAGGGATGTCCGACACGATGGTCACGGTTGTCCTCACGGTGTTCGGACTCGCCGGCATCGTCGGGAGCGTCCTCTTCACCAAGTTCTACGACCGGACCAGGTTCAGGTTCATGATCGCGGCCTTGCTGGGAGCCGCCGTATGCCTGCTGCTCCTGAGACCTTCGGTCGTCTCTCTGGCCACGGTCCTGCTGGTCTGCGCCCTTTGGGGGCTGTTCGCCACCTCGTTCAACGTCACGTTCCAGAACGAGACCCTCCGTGCGTCGCCCTCCGACGCCACCGCAATCTCCATGTCCCTGTTCTCCGGGATCTTCAACGTGGGCATAGCGATGGGTTCCATCATCGGTGGATGGGTCACCGACGGGCCCGGCGTCGGAGACATAGGATACATCGGAGCCGCGTTCGTCATCGTCGCCTGCATCATCACCGCGCTCTACGTCATCCCGAGGATGAGGGAGCGCGAGAGCCCGAGGCACCAGATATGA